Proteins found in one bacterium genomic segment:
- a CDS encoding bifunctional 5,10-methylenetetrahydrofolate dehydrogenase/5,10-methenyltetrahydrofolate cyclohydrolase, translating into MTVLRGQPVADAILARVRADVSVCVRPPHLVVVLATDREESRTYVAKKMSMVEQVGMRCTVDAVPEQSRTTDALVARVRRWSDDDSVDGIIVQLPLVRAIAMHAVLDAIDPSKDVDGLTSANIAAAYLNEPGFRAATAAAVLSILDFYHIPIVGVRTTIVGRSRLVGLPLAGMLLARDATVTIAHTKTAALADACRNAELLIVASGKPGMVTREMVAAGATVIDVGWARVNGKVVGDVALDVAEVAGALTPVPGGVGPVTVAMLLAQTVRAAQARV; encoded by the coding sequence ATGACCGTACTTCGTGGTCAACCCGTTGCAGATGCGATACTCGCGCGCGTGCGCGCGGACGTATCGGTGTGTGTGCGACCGCCACATCTCGTGGTCGTACTCGCCACAGATCGGGAGGAGTCACGGACGTACGTGGCAAAGAAAATGAGCATGGTCGAGCAGGTCGGCATGCGCTGCACGGTGGACGCAGTACCAGAGCAATCGCGCACGACCGATGCACTCGTCGCACGGGTGCGGCGTTGGAGCGATGACGATTCGGTGGACGGCATCATCGTACAGCTCCCGCTCGTTCGTGCCATCGCCATGCACGCCGTTCTCGATGCTATTGATCCATCAAAGGATGTGGATGGACTTACCTCCGCGAATATCGCTGCAGCGTACCTCAACGAGCCGGGATTTCGCGCAGCAACCGCTGCGGCGGTACTCAGCATCCTCGATTTTTACCACATACCGATTGTCGGAGTACGCACCACGATCGTTGGGAGGTCGCGTCTTGTCGGTCTCCCGCTCGCAGGGATGCTCTTAGCCCGCGATGCGACGGTGACGATTGCACACACGAAGACGGCCGCGCTCGCCGATGCATGCCGCAACGCCGAGCTCCTCATCGTGGCCTCTGGCAAGCCCGGGATGGTGACACGCGAGATGGTTGCCGCAGGCGCAACGGTCATTGATGTCGGGTGGGCGCGCGTGAACGGGAAGGTCGTCGGTGACGTCGCGCTGGATGTCGCGGAGGTCGCAGGCGCACTCACGCCGGTCCCGGGTGGCGTGGGACCCGTCACCGTCGCCATGCTCCTCGCGCAGACCGTCCGCGCCGCGCAGGCGCGCGTTTGA
- a CDS encoding GtrA family protein, protein MRIADLVNAELRRSFIRYATIGVSNTALNFGMYAALTRGTTFWRAHYLAANALAFVVAVTWSFFWNKRWSFGNRERRYGVQYAKFILVTVVGLGIEQGMLALGVATLGILDLLAKLLAAPLVVLWNFTMYRVWAFKEITAQIRTDHS, encoded by the coding sequence ATGCGTATCGCCGACTTGGTAAACGCTGAACTGCGCAGATCATTTATTCGCTACGCGACGATCGGCGTCAGCAATACGGCGCTGAATTTTGGTATGTACGCTGCGCTCACGCGGGGAACCACGTTCTGGCGTGCGCATTACCTCGCCGCGAACGCGCTCGCGTTCGTTGTGGCTGTCACGTGGAGTTTCTTCTGGAACAAACGATGGAGTTTTGGGAACCGCGAGCGGCGCTACGGAGTGCAGTATGCGAAATTCATACTCGTCACCGTCGTGGGTCTTGGGATCGAGCAGGGGATGCTCGCGCTTGGTGTTGCCACGCTCGGGATCCTCGACCTTCTCGCAAAGCTACTCGCGGCACCGCTCGTCGTGCTTTGGAATTTCACCATGTACCGTGTGTGGGCGTTTAAGGAGATCACTGCGCAGATTCGCACAGATCATTCGTAG
- a CDS encoding succinate--CoA ligase subunit alpha, protein MAILVHEHTRVLVQGITGSEGSRATKEMLAYGTVVLAGVRPGKAGERVHGVPVFDTVIDALRVHPAITTSLIVVPASHVYAAAIEAIAAGIPLIVIMTEHVPVADSARIIAASRIAQVRVVGPSSVGIISPGKGKVGAIGSSEIAEVFTPGRTGVLSKSGGMTAEIAVTLRRAGLGISTAVGIGGDVLIGSDFVDMLRAFRDDEDTDAVVLFGEIGGAYEELAAAYLASGVWTKPVVAVVAGRFTETLPIGTTLGHAGAIVAAGCGSYRSKVAAFADAGVRIADRLEEIPILLHQLTYARHLAPSLRVHADGLIVHA, encoded by the coding sequence ATGGCTATTCTCGTGCATGAACACACACGCGTGCTCGTTCAAGGCATCACGGGGAGTGAGGGGAGTCGAGCGACGAAAGAGATGCTCGCGTACGGAACCGTGGTGCTCGCAGGCGTACGGCCTGGCAAGGCGGGCGAGCGCGTCCACGGCGTACCGGTTTTTGACACGGTGATCGATGCACTTCGTGTGCATCCTGCGATCACGACATCGCTCATTGTGGTTCCGGCATCGCACGTCTACGCCGCCGCGATCGAGGCGATTGCGGCGGGCATTCCGCTCATCGTCATTATGACCGAGCACGTACCAGTTGCGGATAGCGCGCGCATCATCGCGGCATCGCGGATCGCACAGGTACGCGTCGTTGGTCCAAGTTCGGTCGGGATCATTTCACCGGGGAAGGGCAAGGTGGGTGCCATCGGTTCATCGGAGATTGCGGAGGTGTTTACGCCTGGGCGTACGGGGGTGCTCTCCAAGAGTGGTGGCATGACCGCAGAGATTGCCGTCACGCTTCGGCGAGCGGGCCTCGGTATCTCGACGGCCGTCGGTATCGGTGGCGACGTGCTCATTGGATCGGATTTCGTGGACATGCTCCGTGCATTTCGGGATGATGAAGATACGGATGCTGTCGTGCTCTTTGGTGAGATCGGCGGTGCCTACGAGGAGCTTGCAGCAGCGTATCTCGCTTCCGGTGTATGGACGAAGCCGGTCGTGGCCGTCGTTGCGGGACGTTTTACGGAGACCCTGCCGATCGGGACGACCCTCGGCCACGCGGGAGCGATCGTTGCGGCTGGTTGTGGGAGTTATCGGTCAAAAGTCGCTGCGTTCGCCGATGCCGGTGTACGCATTGCTGATCGGTTGGAAGAAATTCCCATCCTCCTGCATCAGCTCACGTATGCACGTCATCTTGCCCCCAGCTTGCGCGTGCACGCTGATGGGTTGATCGTGCATGCCTGA